In Vibrio bathopelagicus, the following are encoded in one genomic region:
- a CDS encoding DUF294 nucleotidyltransferase-like domain-containing protein, with the protein MDAELLEIQNFLAQYPPFTELPEEMLAKVTSSVEISYYRQDTPIIHFGDQINDLYIVRSGEVEVYRRKGELYNRLDEGHLFGQMGLLTNNKVRFPVKATEDTLLYCIPEPIFQELYDNYDSFADFVEVEDNARLRQANLDSNDANDLTTSKVKTLLTSEAPMIEKTRTIQQAATMMAEDNVSSLLIIDPDIVEDEEDDSTPVIGIITDRDLCTRVLAEGLDPSDEVSSVMTPEVISLDHNAYVYEAMMTMLRYNVHHLPVLKDKKPIGIIEATDIVRYESQNSLLLVSSIFQQQSIEDLKVLSEQVKDSFVRLVNEDANAHMVGTAMSVIGRSFKQRIIELGEEKLGKAPIPYCFLALGSMGRDEQLLVTDQDNAIILDDTYDEKKHGKYFEELSTFICDGLDQCGYVYCTGDIMATNPTWRMTRRQWEECFADWIDDPNPKALLNASIFFDLDGVYGRLKWAEQLNSFIVRRARKNNRFLACLARNALNRTPPLGFFKDFVMEKDGRHNNSINLKRRGTAPLADLIRVHSLAVASRSKNSFERLDDIIDAGILPKGRAQDLKDAMEFISLVRIRHQAHDVDNNIEPDNNIEPENLSDFERRNLKDAFQILSNAQNFLKFRYQASNKFK; encoded by the coding sequence ATGGATGCTGAGTTATTAGAGATTCAAAACTTTCTGGCACAATACCCCCCTTTCACAGAACTCCCTGAGGAGATGTTGGCGAAAGTGACCAGTAGCGTGGAAATTTCTTATTACCGCCAAGACACACCTATCATTCACTTTGGTGACCAGATTAATGATCTTTACATAGTTCGAAGCGGCGAAGTGGAAGTCTATCGCCGTAAAGGGGAGCTCTATAACCGCCTCGATGAAGGCCATTTGTTCGGCCAAATGGGGTTACTCACCAACAACAAAGTTCGCTTCCCTGTTAAGGCAACAGAAGACACCCTACTCTACTGTATCCCTGAGCCTATTTTCCAAGAACTTTATGACAACTATGATTCCTTCGCCGACTTTGTCGAAGTAGAAGATAATGCGCGACTGCGTCAGGCTAACTTAGATAGTAACGACGCCAACGATTTAACGACATCCAAGGTTAAAACACTGCTCACCAGTGAAGCACCGATGATCGAGAAAACGCGCACTATTCAGCAAGCTGCCACCATGATGGCCGAAGATAACGTCTCTTCCCTACTGATTATCGACCCAGATATCGTCGAAGACGAAGAGGATGATTCGACACCCGTTATCGGTATTATCACCGACCGTGATTTATGTACACGTGTACTTGCTGAAGGTCTAGACCCATCAGATGAAGTATCCAGTGTGATGACGCCAGAGGTTATCTCGCTCGACCATAATGCTTATGTATACGAAGCTATGATGACCATGCTTCGCTACAACGTGCATCACCTACCAGTGCTAAAAGATAAGAAGCCTATTGGTATTATCGAAGCGACCGATATCGTACGTTACGAATCTCAAAACTCGCTATTGTTGGTAAGTAGTATCTTCCAACAACAAAGTATCGAAGACCTGAAAGTACTTTCCGAACAAGTAAAAGATAGCTTTGTACGCTTGGTTAATGAAGATGCCAATGCCCACATGGTTGGCACCGCGATGTCAGTAATAGGCCGCAGCTTTAAACAACGTATTATCGAGCTAGGTGAAGAGAAATTGGGTAAAGCACCGATTCCTTATTGTTTCCTTGCACTCGGCTCTATGGGACGCGACGAGCAGTTACTGGTCACAGACCAAGATAACGCCATCATTCTTGATGACACCTACGACGAGAAAAAGCACGGCAAATATTTTGAAGAGCTATCGACCTTCATCTGTGACGGTTTAGACCAGTGTGGCTATGTGTATTGTACGGGTGACATCATGGCGACTAACCCAACTTGGCGCATGACACGTCGACAATGGGAAGAATGCTTTGCCGATTGGATTGATGATCCAAACCCGAAAGCGCTACTGAATGCTTCCATCTTCTTTGATTTAGATGGCGTATATGGCCGCTTAAAATGGGCTGAGCAATTGAACAGCTTCATCGTAAGACGTGCACGTAAGAACAACCGTTTCTTGGCATGTCTTGCTCGTAATGCGCTCAACCGCACACCGCCTCTGGGTTTCTTCAAAGATTTCGTAATGGAGAAAGATGGCCGCCACAACAACTCGATCAACCTTAAACGTCGTGGCACCGCACCACTCGCAGACTTGATTCGTGTTCACTCGTTAGCTGTGGCTTCTCGTTCGAAAAACTCATTTGAACGTTTGGACGATATTATCGATGCAGGTATTTTGCCTAAAGGCAGAGCGCAGGATTTGAAAGACGCCATGGAGTTCATCTCCTTGGTTCGTATTCGTCACCAAGCGCACGATGTTGATAACAATATCGAGCCTGATAACAACATTGAACCAGAGAACTTATCTGACTTCGAACGACGCAATCTAAAGGACGCATTCCAAATTTTAAGTAATGCGCAAAACTTCCTTAAGTTCCGTTATCAAGCTAGCAATAAGTTTAAGTAG
- a CDS encoding outer membrane beta-barrel protein has product MSKWKLSFVSAVFMFSPSLWADTHSVDILDYDHIYATAHSGSLNEDVGSNNNASSYGLGVSYAMTDDWLLLGDYSARFIHPDDTTTRIDTLMPGVGYRYSIKNDLDIVAYYLLGITKGKVEDNDTNRTESSDTEFIQGVKAELNYGFAKRWIANGSVQVNRSDLFDEEIYHLGLRYLVTNKFAIGGSYQHRDGEGSKGGSERTNELGVEFFLEY; this is encoded by the coding sequence ATGTCGAAGTGGAAGCTTAGTTTTGTATCTGCAGTTTTTATGTTTTCTCCAAGTTTGTGGGCAGACACTCACAGTGTGGATATTTTAGATTACGACCATATATATGCGACCGCGCATTCGGGCAGTTTAAATGAAGATGTAGGCAGTAATAACAATGCCTCGTCGTATGGGTTAGGCGTCAGTTACGCGATGACGGATGATTGGTTGTTGCTGGGAGACTACAGCGCACGCTTCATTCACCCTGATGACACCACAACTCGAATTGACACGCTTATGCCAGGTGTTGGTTACCGTTACAGCATTAAGAATGATTTAGATATAGTGGCTTACTACCTGCTTGGTATCACTAAAGGCAAGGTTGAAGATAATGACACCAACCGAACTGAATCTTCAGACACCGAGTTCATCCAAGGGGTAAAAGCCGAGCTTAACTATGGCTTTGCGAAACGTTGGATTGCCAATGGCAGCGTGCAAGTGAACCGCAGTGATTTGTTCGACGAAGAGATTTACCATTTAGGTTTGCGCTATCTCGTGACCAATAAGTTTGCGATTGGCGGCTCTTACCAGCACCGAGATGGTGAGGGAAGTAAAGGTGGAAGTGAGAGGACGAATGAGTTAGGTGTAGAGTTCTTCCTAGAGTACTAA